The genomic stretch AATATAATTTAGAAAAAGGCAAATATTTAATTACTGTTGCTCGTTTCGTTAAACACAAGAGAATTGATGATGTAATCCAGGCCTTTTCTTTATTAACGGATAATAAGATTAAATTAGTTATTGTTGGTGGTTCGGCATTCACTTCGGAATATACTGATTATTTACACCAACTAGGCAAGCAAGATAAGAGAATCAAATTTATTGATTATCTACCAGCGGAGAAACTATTTCCCCTGATGGCTGGTAGTATGGGTTTTGTTTCCGCCTCGGAAGATGAGGGCATGCCTATTACTATTTTGGAGGCTTTATCACTGGGCGTGCCGTTGGTTGTCAGTGATATTGAAGGACATCGTGAATTATTTGATCAGTGTCATTCTTTAACTTTCAATGTTGGTGATATCAAGAAATTGAAATTGAAAATGGATCAGTTAATTCAGCAGAAAGCTAAATGGCAAAAGATCACCAAAAAAAATCAATTAATAATTAACGAACAATATAATTGGGAAGATATTGCAAAATCCCTGAATACGCTTTATAAACAAGAGATTATGGCACCACAGTCTTTAGCCCAAACACTATTTTAATAGTTATAAGTTAGGTAGATCACGTAATTTCACCCAGCCCTTCGCGAAGGGCTGGGTGGATTTATTTACTAAAAAATGTATAATAGTTAACAGTAATATGTCTAAAGTAAAAGTAGATCAAGACAAATGTATAGGTTGTGGTACTTGCATAGCACTATGTTCAGAGGTTTTTGAATATGCCGATAATGGCAAAGCCCGAGTCGTTAACGAGAAGGGCTGTGGAGTGAAGTGTGATTGCCAACAAGCAGTTGATAGTTGTCCGGTGGGAGCAATTTCTACTCAAGAGAAATAGAAGATTGCTAGTGAAACAATTATCCAAGTTATGCCCTGAGTCATATAGCCTAGGCCGTGATTTTGTAGTATTTTTTTATGCCAGTGAAATAATTCGTGTAAATTAGTATTCCACTTAAATAATGGTTTATTTAATACTTTTTCTAAACCCCACATAAAATCAGGTAAGATAGCGGCTAAAATACAAACTAAAATTTGAGTTATATTCAACTCTATTTTTGTGGCAATGAAAAGCAGATAAAAAAATAAAACAATTAGATCTAAGCCCACTATTTTCATTGAACGGATGATCATCTTTTTCCGTCCGTCGTGTCGATCTAATATTGGATCTTGATGGGGGATGGCGTCAACCAGATAGTGACTAAAAAAACTGAGAATAAAACCCCAGAGCGGGTTGGCTGTTTTAGTAGCAATTAAAATGGCGGTAGCGCCGTGTACAGTTAAGAACATGGTAAATTTAAGGTTTATAATTATGATAGATACTAAATAATATTATATCATATTTTATATTTCAAGCTTAGCGATGAATTTCAGAAAATAAAATAACATTCAGTTAAGTTTTAATAAAACTAAAAACACACTTGGGCCGAGTGGACGTAATTTTATTTAGTTATAA from Candidatus Komeilibacteria bacterium CG_4_10_14_0_2_um_filter_37_10 encodes the following:
- a CDS encoding ferredoxin → MSKVKVDQDKCIGCGTCIALCSEVFEYADNGKARVVNEKGCGVKCDCQQAVDSCPVGAISTQEK